From Methanomassiliicoccales archaeon:
GGTGGCAGAGGTTGATTTTGTCGCTAGAGCTCCAAGAGGTCAGGAAGTAGAGGAGCTTACCCAGAAACAGATCATGAAATGCCTGAGAAACAAGATACCAGCAGAGCAGTATATTGAAATGTACGGTCTCGGCGGTGAAACCGCACAGATAAATTCAGTTCATCACTCGGCAATAAAGTCTGAAAAAATTGAAAGACTTGACAGAGGCGAAAAATTTGAAGTTATTCAAGAGCACGAAGCTATTGATGAGAGGTCAGTCCAGGGAAAGAAAAAACTATCACCGGCACAGCAGAGGTACAAAGAGATCCTCTCAGAGTTGTCATCAACGCTCAACGCGAGACTCCTCGATAGCAATGGAAACGTCATTAAAGAAGTTCCAAGTAAAGACCTCGTTAATGTACTTAAGGAAGACACTAAGGATGTGGCAGCGATTGTCTTTGATGGAGTTATTACGCAAAGAATTCTAGACCTGGCGGCAGAAAAGAAGATTCAGACTGTAATAGGTACAAAAATGGCAAATGTGACGAAACAGCCAATATCTGTTGATGTATGGACAAAGGACGATCTGAGCTGATGAAAACAGAAAAGATTGATATGAGATGCGAGCCAGATTTAGGCTCGATCGAAACAACTGCTGATATACTTATTCCAAATGACCCTTTGATGAGAGTTATTGGGCAGGAAGATGCGGTGAAAATTTCAAGGGTTGCAGCTAAACAACGAAGACACCTTCTTCTGGTGGGTCCTCCTGGAACCGGTAAGTCTATGATAGCACAAGCTCTTGCACTTCACCTTCCCAGACCTACGGAGGAGATCAGAGTTGTTCACAACCCTGAGAATCCCGAAAGACCTCTTATAGAAGTGAAAAAGGCTGAAGAAGTGAGACGGGAAATGGAATCAAAAGAATCTGCTGAAGGAGAGCTCATCAGCCCAAAGGATGCGCCTATCAATGTCGCAGAAAAACTTGGTTATCGATGCAAGAACTGTGGTACTTATTCGTCGCCTCGTGACCGCTATTGTCCTCATTGTCAAAGGCTAAAACTAGGAGATGGTGTCAGCGGCAATCCGTTTGGAGATCTTATCGGAGGAATCTTTGAAGTAACTATAGGAGCAGCTGGTATATCTGGATTTCCAGGAATGAATGATCGAGTAACAACGACAAGAAAGCGTTTCGGTAAGGAAGAAGTTATCGTATTTGAGCGCTGTGGAGAGATGATAAGAGTCCTCGACCAAGAGGCGTTGGAAAGAAGAAGAGAATTCGAGAAAGTAAGCCCACGCAAAGTTCTTATTGCACTGGAACGAAATCCATTTGTGCTAGCTACGGGAGCAAGTGAAACGGAGCTTCTTGGAGATGTGAGACACGATCCATATGGCAGTCACCCATCACTTGGCACACCTCCTTACGAGAGGGTCATTCCTGGCTCCATTCATGAAGCGCATGAAGGAGTACTATTTATTGATGAACTGCCTCATTTAGGACAGCTCCAGAGATACATTCTCACGGCAATGCAGGAAAAAAGATTTCCAATATCTGGTCGAAATCCTCAAAGTGCAGGAGCAAGCGTAAAGGTAGACAACGTGCCTTGTGATTTTATCTTTGTCGGCGCATGCAATATTCAGGATCTTGACCAGATTCTCTCGCCACTTCGTTCAAGGATCGCTGGGAACGGCTATGAAGTCTTAATGGAAACGACAATGGATGACAATGAAAGTAATAGAGCGCTGATCGCACAATTCATCGCCCAGGAAATTTCAATGGACGGTCGCATTCCGCATGCATCTCGTTCTGGGATTAAGGCGATTATTCACGAAGCCCGCAGGCGTGCAAAGATCATAGATGGTAAGGCGAATGCGCTTACCTTGCGGCTCAGAGAACTCGGAGGGCTGATTCGATCAGCTGGCGATCTTGCGGTTATCAATGGCGATACTCTTATAGAAGAAAGGCATATTAAAGCTGCATTAAAATATTGCCGTCCAGTTGAAGAGCAGATAAAAGATAAATACGGTACGTTTCAGAAAGGTCTATCTGCGGATATAACAACGTCTCAAAAAGAACGTTCACCGTATTATTTCTGGAACGAGCATTACGATCAGGACCAGATGTTTTTCTAGAGAAACAGTTGCATCTTATAAGCGCTTTCTCCATCAGAATAATATCCTGATATTTCCCCCGAGATTTCAAATCCGAGCTTTTTATATAGATTGATCGCGACGAGGTTGCTTTTTCTAACTTCAAGGGAAATACACCGAATTCCGCTGACTGCACATACTGAACGGAATTCATTTAAAAGCATTGTACCAAGACCTTTTCTCCTGAGATCTCTTCTCACCACCAACATGAGTATCCGCGCTTCTATTTTTGTGATATTGAGGCCAAGAATAAAACCCAAAACCTTCCCGGATTCTTCGGCGATTATAAAACCGTCGGGCCAGTAAGAATGTATATTTAGGAATAAGTCAGGTGAATAGCGTTCTCTCAATTCGGTGCAAGCAAGATCGTACACTTCTCTGAGATCTGTAATGGAGAAGCGTCTCAGTTTCAACAACTGAATCATATCATCTATTCCGCTTAATTTTTTTGCAGATTGCAAGAAGACTACCACAAGAAAATACTGCCACAATGATCTTAAGGATCCAGTCTGCGAAAATATGATTTTCTGGTATTGTTGCATTCACTAGGATCGTGACGTTAGCGCTATTTCCATATGCATCGATGACAGTAAGTAGAATAAGATGTCTTCCCGGCTCGAAGGCAACAGGCCACTTTGCGCCCTGCCATTCGATGCTGCCATCCATATTGAGGTCCCAAAGATATTTGTCAATCCAAGAATTATCATGGGAATTCGATGCATCCATTATTAAGTAGACACCTGCAGTGATGTTCAAGTATGCTCCATTGGTCACTATCACTGGGGGATACGGATCGATGTTCCAGTCTTCCCAAAAGATTTTTGCAAAAAAATCAGCAACTTCTTTTGATTCGATAATAGCGCCAACCTCTCTGTTGTCGAAAAAGGAGTTGTTTACCCAGTTCATGCTCGATACCACAACATAATCATCCACGACCATTCCTTTATTGTGAAGCACCGTGAATCCGTGGTATGGCGATAGCGCCCTAGCCTCAAAATCGCAATAGGACGAATTTGCGAACTCATTGAGTTTTTCGATGATCAACGCGTGATTTCCTGGGATAACGTAATTAAACCAGGATGCGTCAAGAAGGATCCTTACATGCACTCCCCGTAATGCCGCATCTTTCAAGGCATAGATGATCTCACTATTTTGTAACCATGATAATTCGCAAGAAAATTGTTCGACAAGAATTCTCGATCTTGCATTTTTGATCAGGTTTATTAACAATGGTATAGTAAAGTCTGGAGAGATCAGAGGTTGAATCTCTCCTCTAAATACTTGGATCTTTTCAAGTTTGCTTATGTCATCAATAGATCTAAAGCCTTCATCGACTGTTTTTGGATGATCATCTAATTCATCAATCTCTTTACCAAGGAACTCCGATGCGTCTAGGATATCGAGACTTGAAAGTCGAAAATCTTCCTCAAAAACGGTGGAGAAATAGGCTGCAATGGATCGATTCTCAATGACAACTCCCCATCCTCTGTTCTTATCAAGCCCTTCAGTTACCCAATTGTCCGACATGATTAAGACTCTTCTGCTATCGAGAACTGCATACTTGCAGTGAAGAAATCTATAGCGTTTGTAGCCATCAACAGAAAATAGAAGGTGGATTTCTGCACCGGCTTTTGAAAGATAAGAGATATAATTTCGTGCTTCACTCGACAAGCCTCCGACAGGCTGTCCTTCGAGTAAGATCGACACATTGACCCCTCTCTCAAGGCAATTTCGTAACTCACTGATTATTAGGGGGTCATCCATCATATAGAGAGCTATTTTGACAGATTCCACTGAAAATTGTAACTCTCTGATGATGCGTATTCTTGCATGTTCAGGCGATGTAAAGGGCTCGATGTTCGCATCGCATTGAAAGGGAATGAAAGACGATCTTCCAGGAGAACTGCATTTCCAGTCTCTTGAAGTATTTGTATCCTGCAACCCATTATTTCGCACCAGGACCTCCCGTTTACCGCATGTATTTACCGGTTCGCCTGCCCAACCTTGATCTTGGTAATGAGAATCTCCATAAATGATAGCATCGATGATATTTCCATAAGCATCAAGGAGCAAAACCTCGTCTCCAGTATCGGCCAATTGAAATCGTCCAGAAGCCTTTAACACTTCCTTACCTATTTCCATAATCTTTTTTGATGGATATACTGATTCAATTAGAGTCTTATTCTGCGTTACAATAATTTCCTCGCCCTCTTTGAGAACTGTATTGGTTATGAAGATCAATTTTCCTTCGTTATCCGTTATTGACCAGTTTTGGATCGAAAGATTGTCGCAAAAAATCTTTATGACGACATACTCACAAAGAAACGAAGGTGCAATTTCTATCAATAGAGAAGGAAGCTCAAAGGGATTTTTCATGTGAGAGCCAGTCGCATTTTGGGTGTTGATGGTTAAGAATGTTTGATCTAATTCCGATGTTGAAATTTCATGAGCATTACCAAGAGGAACAATCAGTATTTGCTCTGCAGGAGATGATGAGAGGCCAAAAACCATAAGGGGGAGGAGGACAGAGGTGATAGCACTCTTCAGGCCTCTCATCATAAGAGAAAAACATCTCTCATGTATAAACGAAAAATCTCTACAATTAGTATATGCTTCCGCTCGGTGAGAACAATTCTATCCTAATTATATAAAAAATTTGTCGCTATGAAACGATAGCGTGAAAACGAGAATGAATTTGATGAAAGGTTGAATAGGTCTTTGTTAGTCGCTGATGGTTTCTAGATGTACTTTAACAAATCCTCCAGAGTCCTCCTGATGTCTTTCGATTTTATGATTCCAGATGCAAGGAGTACTCCATCTGCTCCTAACTCAATTGCCCTTTTAACGTCCTTCCCAGTTTTCACGCCCGCCCCACAAAACACTGGAATTTGTTCATCCACTTTTCTCACCGATTCGACAGCTTTCGTTACGACGTCTGGTTTTGCAGTTGTGACAGAGACATTGCCGCCTATGAGCTGTGGTGGCTCTACGGCAATAAAATCTGGCCTGAAAAAAGCAATTGCACCAGCCGTTTCGGCAGAATCAGCGCAAGCGACGCTCTGCAGGCTTATCTCGTTACATATTGAAATTGCCTTCGCAAGGTCTGATAAAATCATTCTTCTTTCTGAATGGTTGAGTAATGTCCCCGCTCCGCCTGCTGCCTTAATAGACGACGGAGTAATTCTACCAGTCTGGGCACCGGCATCCAATGGATCGGCGTGCTGAGATAATACGGGTATATTAACTCGGTCGGCAATCATCGAGAGCTCTACTATTGGCGGGCAAACGCTGATGCAAACCCCGGTATTCTTTGAGACATCTTCGCAAATTTCCGCTATAAAAAGTGCGTTCTTTCCCTCGGCTTCTGAATATGATTTGAAGTTCACTATGACTGCAGGCGTCGAAATTTTAATCGACATCTATCATCCTGTCCTTCAGTTTCTTCAGAACAGAAGGTCTTGTAGTGTATTCCATTTCTTCTGGCGAAAGTATACCCGGCATAAACGGGCCGTGACCTCTCATGTAAATGCTTGCTTTTATGGCACGCCTTCTTGCCTCATCCCATACACTCCCAGCAAAGTAATCCACTGGTATATGTGCACCTGGTGGCGAACCCGGGTCTTCAAGTCCCTGAAATCTCCCGTTGTTTATTTGGAATCCAAGGCAAACTATACGAGGGGGTCCATCAAAAAAGGATGGATCCGAATCGTCAACAGAACATGGATACCATGCACCGTGATGAGAGCCTCTCATCCATCCGGCAACGAGCTGAGGGAACATGAAGGGCTGTAGAACTTCCCCAACGGCTGGCAAACCGCTCTGACAGCGTACTATCATGACAGGATCGTCTTTCCCGATGTATTTGCCAGCAGCGAAATTGAGTTTCTCAGTACTAACTACTGCTGCAATACCTATTTCTTCCAATTTGCTGAATACGCGCTTGATGGCGTATCTTGTGGTATCGCCAAGTAGGCTGAGAATGTCATAGCTTTCCTCTGGAGCACTCATCACGATCTTTTTTGATTCACAAACATCAACAATCTCAAAGCGAAATCCCATGTGCGCTCTTGGATCTATTACTAGCCCCGTCGTTGAAAATGGATCCATAAATATTCTTGTCAACGGAAGAGAAAAAGCTGACGGTTCTGTCTTATCTGCCATGAAAAAAAGAATAGGCTCAGAAACTCTCTCGATGAATTCCATTTCTGCAGCGCCTGGTCCAGCCCCCCTCACATTGCCACTAAAAGCGTCTTTCAATATATCTTGCCCAGCTGCGTAGAGTTTCATATTCTTCGCAACCTTTGAGGCTGCTTGAAAGGCATCCCATGCGAGGCCGTGAACTTCTCGATTGTTCTCACCCTTTCGATGACTCATGAATAAGTTGATATCGTCCCCAACCCTGGTAACAAAAAAATCCTCTATTACCCCGCTTTCAACTCCAGTTTTTAGTATCTCATGGCATTTTTCCATCATCTTCGGGTGGGGGCGTGAATGGCCGGCAACTGATCCTACATCGGCTTTGATAACAGAAATAGTCACTTTGTCTGTCATTTTTGATCCCAATCCTCTGAACCAGAATCGCAGATACCTCTAATAAAATATTTGCATGATGCAAGATTTTATTTGCAATCACGTCAAAAAGAAAAGGGAAATAGAAAACCAAGCTGTGCCAAAAAATGTTGAGCGAAGCGATTCAGTCTTCTAATACAATTATCGCATTCACAGGGCATGCTTCTGCTGCCCTCTTTGCGCATTCTTTAAGATCTTCAGGAATGACGCCTTGTCCAGGCTCTCCTGATCGATATTTCTCTTGGACATCAGATTGACCATCATCTCCTTCAACAAAGACCTCAGGACATTCTTCGTTATAGCAGAGTCCGCAACCAGTACACTCTTCTCTATCAATATCAACTTTCGGACACATGAGTGCCTTATTTGATCGCAATTGTAATATTATTTTCGGTCATCTCTTCGATGCTTGGTGTTTTGAACGGCGCCTTGATTCATCATCCGAAACTAGACGTTAACCAAGTCGCCCACGATCTCCATGATTTATATATCTCTCGCGTGCTTTTCCCGAAGGAATTACCATGGTTGCAACAAATTCTGAGAGGAATTCAAAGACGATTACGACGGAAGACTTTGGAAAGGAAGTGATCGTAAAAGGCTGGGTTCAAGAGATCAGAAATCTTGGTGGTATCTCTTTTGTCATCTTGAGGGATAGATACGGTCTCATTCAAATTACCATTCATAAGAAGAGTACCCCTCTATATCTATACGAAGCTCTCACAACAGTTCCTCGGGAATCAGTAATCCTTGTATCTGGAATAGTAAAAGAAAGCAAACAGGCAAAAAAGGGATACGAAATTATTCCGAAAAACTGCAAAATTCTCAGTGAAGCAAGAACTCCATTACCTCTTGGTGTGGTCGATAAGGTCAATGTTGAAGTGGAAACACGATTTAACAATAGGCATCTTGATTTAAGAAAACCAGAAATACGAGCCATTTTTGAAATTAAATCTATTGTGTTACGGAAAATAGACGAGTTCTTAAAAAGTAGAGATTTTGTTGAAGTATTCACTCCAAAAATAGTGGCCTCTGGCGCTGAAGGTGGTGCTACATTATTCCCAGTCCAGTACTTCGAAAAAAAAGCATATCTTGCTCAGAGTCCGCAACTCTATAAACAAATGTTGATGGCAACAGGGCTTGATCGTGTGTATGAGATTGCACCAGCCTTTCGCGCAGAACCTTCTGATACTATAAGGCACGTCTCTGAATTCGTGAGTTTTGATGGGGAAATGGCATTCATCGAATCGCAACGAGACGTTCTCGACATGATTGAGGGTTGCCTGCAGCACGTAATCTCTGGTGTAATCGAATCATGCGGGAATTTGCTGGATTTGATCGGTTGCGCTGTCACATTACCAAGATCGCCTTATCCAGTAGTGACGTATTCACAAGCCGTCGATATGCTCTCATCTGAGGGAATGAATGTCGAGGAGGGTGAGGATCTTGGTACTGAAGGCGAGAAGTTACTCGGCGAAATTATGATGGCCAAAGGCTACGAAATGTACTGGATAATCGAGTATCCTGAGAAGTCAAAACCATTTTACATCATGGAAAAAGAAGGTACGGTTTTCTCTCATTCATTTGATCTTGATTACAAAGGACAAGAAATTGCATCCGGAGGACAGCGAGAGCACAGATATCCAAAGCTCATCGAGCGCATGGAGAAGAAAGGACTTAACATATCTTCTTTTGACTTCTACTTAAGTGCATTTGCCTATGGAATGCCTCCTCACGGTGGCTGGGGGTTGGGCCTTGAGCGATTCGTGCAAAAAATGCTGAACTTATCAAATATAAGAGAGGCGATCTTATTCCCACGAGACCGGAATCGTTTATCTCCATGATAGAACAGCTTAGATATCTGATTCTCCAATTGCCCAATGTAAAAGGCTTTCTCCGAGTAGGTAGGGTTCAAGGGGTCTGATTGGATTACCGCAATCATAGGTGGTTTGACTTGCTTCACGCCAATATGTTGCATAGATTTCTTTTAAGAATCAAATATAAATTGGCAGCGATCAAACCCGAGAAGAGAGCAGTAACAATTATTTTGATAGGTGTCATATATCTTGGCGGAATTATCGCCGTCGACCAGCTTTTTCTAAGGTCGCATCTATCAGAAATCATCGGACCCCCGCCCGATGTGCCATACTATCGCGAGAGGACCCAACTTGTCCTGGATGGCGGATGGTTATATCGTGATCTTTGGTGCGAATCCCCGCCATTGATCGTCTATTTGATGATTCCCCCCCAGTTATTTGGAGGAGATGACTGGGTCTACGAAGTATATTTTTCGCTGTTTCAGATTATCACAGCGCTTTCATTTTATTTTGGTTTGCGGAAGTGGGATGATTTCAAGGCCTTCTGCACAGCTTTGCTTTTTTACGCGGTACCGTATGAAACTGTCGAAGCGACATTCGGTATACAAGATGAGCCTGTAATCGTTTTTTTCTTCGTCATTTCATTGCTTTTCGCTCTTAATGGTCGTCTCAAGCTTGCTACAGCTTTGATGGTAATTGGCATCTGGACGAAAGTGTTTACGGCATTACTATATCCAGGTCTCTTTTTGAAGGCGAAGAATTGGAGGGAGAGGTTTATTCAGTTGACAATAATTATCGGAATCTCTATCAGTATTTCCCTTCCTTTTTTGATTGTTGCACCAGAACAATTCATCAATTTTCCGAGGTATTATTCATTAGAAGGAGGTGCTGGTCCTGCTGGAGGACATAGTATATGGGCATTTCTAGTCTTGGCAGGACTTTCCATTTCACGGACTATTCTTCTCACAATATTCTCTGTCGCAATGATATGTGCATTTCTGTATGCGATCAAGAAGAATCTTGGTTTTCTGAAGACGACACTACTTTTTTCCTTTTTTTTCCTGATTTTCTATCCCCGCGCTTTAACCGGATATTACGTTTTTCCTATTGCAATACTGCTTATTTGGGCAGTTGATAACAGATATATTGCTCTTCGTTGTTTTATTGCATACATCCCACTTTTTGCTGCACTAGCTTTCACAAAAAATAATGTTTTGGGAACAGCTCTATTTGATTTCCAATACAATTGGATCATCGGGCTTACACTCGTTTTGATGGGATTAATGGTGCTGGGCGATGCGATTAGAAGAGCACTGAAGCTCGACCCCTTTCCCGAGAAAAATAATAACGACATTCTTCAATAGGGTTAATCACGCAGAATTTATTATACGTCGGTGTGTGATGAATAATGGCTGGTCGGCAGAAAGGAAATGAAATCGAAGATCAGTGCTATATTCCAGGTCCAGCCGAAGATGCTGATCACTATATTCAACATGGTGAAGACGAGGACTGCATTGAGTTCTTTGTATGTGGAGATCCAAAACCACAAGGAAGTACTCGCTCATATTACTTGAAGAAAATCGACAAAGTTGTTACAATTCACGGCAACAAGGACACTCGAAGGTGGCAATTGAGGATTGCATCAGAGGCTCAGCATGCAAATGAGAGGAGAAATTTTTCATTTTATTCACCCGATCCGAACCTAGGTTATGAGGTCGAAGCAGAATTCATATTTCAACGGCCAAAAAGTCTTCCAAAAAAGATCAGTCTGAATACAAGAAGACCTGATGTCGACAAACTGGTGAGAACTGTTCTTGATGGACTTGCAAAGGTCTTGATTCCTGATGACTCTCAGGTCGTTGCGATCAGGACGCTGAAACGCTACGCAGTTGAGAATGAATCTCCAGGAGTTCGAATTACTGTCAGGAGACTCAGACATCAGTAGGACGGAGCCCTGAGATCTGCACTCATAGGGTTCATCACTTCCCACAAGGAATCAGCTGACCCTCTTCTCTTCATCTAGAATTTTTACCGTAGGCTCCGTCCTATTATTTCGAAAGTCTTTTCATATTTAGAAGTATTGTTTTTTCTGTTATAGCTAAGAGGATTTAGACTCTTTTTGTATAACTCTTCAATCAAGTAATCGCTTTTCCCCTTCAATTGCTTTAATAGGTGCGATATCCTGTGTCACTTCCAGGCACCCGAGATACTCATTATTTTTGTCTCTCACTGCAATGTATTGAATGTAAACATATTTCTGCCCCATTCTAATCCAGAATTTTGCCGAATCTCGAGACCCATTTCGGAAATCATTTAGAATCCTTTCAACAATGGAAACGCTCTTTTCTGGATGGCATTTCTGTACCTTGCGACCGATTATGGCTTTTGTTCTTGGAAAGATTCTATCAGGAGCTTGATTGAAATAGCGCACTGTGTCGTGATCATCAACGAATGTTATGTCGATGGGCAGACTGTTCATGATCCCTTCGAGCTGTTTAATCGAGAGTGTGCCCGTTTCTAGCAGAATGTCAGTACCTCTGATCTCCGTCGTCGAAATTTTGCGTCCCCCTTCACCAATTGCATGTGAGGGGGTGAATGAGCAATATCCGAGTTCATCCATAGATTCCTTGATACGAACCCATTCTTCCGAATCGATTAATTTGAAAGCAGTTGGAAACAGGATATTTTCTTCCTTATAAAAATGGGAGTTTATTAAACCAGAAAGAGATTTTAGCATCGATTTCAACTCATCGATGTCCTGAGGCTCGGTGATTTCCTGCGAAACGAGATTCGATATCCTCTTAATCAAATCCCTCTGCTGGTCGTGTTCAGACCACATTACAGATGGAGGCTTGGTTACACCATGTTTCTCGATAACTGGGAACAGCGCGTTTTCTTCTCTTATTTTGTGTTTGTTATACTCCTTGAGATCCCCAATCAGCTTCCGCAAACGATTCATCGTGTCCTTTGAGTCTTTCAAGTTTTCAAGTGATGGGATTATTCTAGAAATCTCGTCGACCAAATCCCTGACGTATTTGTGCTCCTCAATGAGGATGAAGATGGGATGACCTGGTCCAACGATGGTCTTTTCTGGTGACATTTCTGCTGAAACAGCTAAATGCACATCGCATAGTTTTTCGATGTCTTCAAGGGGAATTCCTTCTTTAACCAGCGAGTCTTCGATAACGGAGATATCTCCTCTATCTACCTTGGCCAGTGCTTCCTTAAATTTCTCCTTAACCTCATTTGGAGTCTTTCCTCTTTTCAACTCCTCTATTATTTCTTTTATTATTCTTTTTGCCGCCTCATCTTTATCGCTCATGTTGCATCCTTCCTTTTCACAATCCCCTTTTCGCAATCCTTATTTTAAAATAACATGCAAGTCAATCACTACAATGTGTTTGGTGTGCAGTTACGCGATGAATTAAACAGATGCATTTAAGGTTTAGCAATTATTTCAACATTTTGCGATAAAATGACTAGTTTCTTCTTTTTAGGTAGCACGGTATGAGAGCCTTCAAACATGCGAATCCGCCGTGATATAAAAGAGATTATTACCCTCCGATCGCATATTTGCGCTTTGATATGCCATCGGCAATTATATTGATCAATACGGAAGTCGGTAAGGAAGGAGAGGTGATGACTGCATTATCGAATATTCAAGGTGTTTCTGAAGTCTATTTGGTATACGGTGTTTACGATATCGTCTCGAAGATAGAATCAGACAGGATGGAAGATCTCGAGGCCATAATTAGTAATCAAATAAGGAAAATCACGGGAATTCGATCGACACTGACTCTTATAATAAGCAGAAAAGGAAAGGGCAATCATGGATGAGATGGTATCTGCTAGCAATTTCAGCTCTTTGAAAATCAAGGAATTTGCATGAAAGGTGATTTCCTGACTGATTTCAAAGATGATGTGACAAAAATTCTCACACTTCTTGAAATATCGATGCCTGAGGAACTGAGACCAAAATTAAGTGGTCTGGCTAATCGCCTAAATGAGTTGAGAGATCGCAATATGCTAAAAGTAAATCATTCAATACTGGAATTGGTTGTTGCGAAATATTTGCTTCTCGGAGGATATGAAGTCGAATTGGAGCGCGAAATCGGTGAGAACCTTGCCTGCGATGTTTGGGCTTCGAAAGGATTAGGCACACTGATTGTTGAAGTAGAAACAGGATACGTACCGCCATCGCATGCTTTGGATCCTGGCAATTATGTAAGGGCGAGAGTTGCTAGCAAAATCGCGCGATACAGTAGTTACTGCAATAAATTTTCTCTGGGAACACCACCACATTACATCCTGCCGATTCCTGAATGCTTCATAAAACCTCCTCGATTCAGAACATCTGAGGAGATAGAGGAAATTAAGCGGTACTGTGATATGTATTATTCCAACCCTCCTGTAACAATGGATGAAATCTTAAATTCAAGGATCCACAGTGTTTTCATCATTGATGTGGATGGAGCATCAGTTAAGGAAACGGATCCCGTCGATTACGTTAATAAGTCCAAGCAATGGTATATGTAAACTGTTTCTTGATTATCTGGGTGTTTTCATATCTAATCTATTTTAAAATGTGCCCGATCAGCAAAACTAGATTTTTGGCGATAACCTCTCATTGTCTTTTGTCGAAAAATAATTCACTGAAATAAGACGAGTGGTTAAATGAGTAAGAATCTAAAATCCTGTCTGAAAGTGTTTTATACTCGGCATAGATTGTAGCAGACAGCTATGGCTCCACCAATAGACTCTTCCGTCCTTTTTTTGTTGACAGTGATTCTCATAAGTCTCTCAGGAGTTATAGTCCCAGGACCCGTATTTGCTGTGACAATTGCAAAGGGACTTAAGGATATGAATGCAGGTCTTAAAATTGCGGGAGGGCATGCATCAATTGAGATCCCCCTGATAATCTCAATATATTTTGGGTTGGGAGAGCTCTTAAGAGACGATGTATTATTCGCCGTCATTGGTTTGCTGGGTGCATTAATACTCGCATATATGGCAAGAGGTCTACTTTTTGCACAGGATAATGTTA
This genomic window contains:
- the aspS gene encoding aspartate--tRNA(Asn) ligase, which produces MVATNSERNSKTITTEDFGKEVIVKGWVQEIRNLGGISFVILRDRYGLIQITIHKKSTPLYLYEALTTVPRESVILVSGIVKESKQAKKGYEIIPKNCKILSEARTPLPLGVVDKVNVEVETRFNNRHLDLRKPEIRAIFEIKSIVLRKIDEFLKSRDFVEVFTPKIVASGAEGGATLFPVQYFEKKAYLAQSPQLYKQMLMATGLDRVYEIAPAFRAEPSDTIRHVSEFVSFDGEMAFIESQRDVLDMIEGCLQHVISGVIESCGNLLDLIGCAVTLPRSPYPVVTYSQAVDMLSSEGMNVEEGEDLGTEGEKLLGEIMMAKGYEMYWIIEYPEKSKPFYIMEKEGTVFSHSFDLDYKGQEIASGGQREHRYPKLIERMEKKGLNISSFDFYLSAFAYGMPPHGGWGLGLERFVQKMLNLSNIREAILFPRDRNRLSP
- a CDS encoding Lrp/AsnC ligand binding domain-containing protein, whose amino-acid sequence is MPSAIILINTEVGKEGEVMTALSNIQGVSEVYLVYGVYDIVSKIESDRMEDLEAIISNQIRKITGIRSTLTLIISRKGKGNHG
- a CDS encoding RusA family crossover junction endodeoxyribonuclease, which gives rise to MAGRQKGNEIEDQCYIPGPAEDADHYIQHGEDEDCIEFFVCGDPKPQGSTRSYYLKKIDKVVTIHGNKDTRRWQLRIASEAQHANERRNFSFYSPDPNLGYEVEAEFIFQRPKSLPKKISLNTRRPDVDKLVRTVLDGLAKVLIPDDSQVVAIRTLKRYAVENESPGVRITVRRLRHQ
- a CDS encoding DUF438 domain-containing protein, yielding MSDKDEAAKRIIKEIIEELKRGKTPNEVKEKFKEALAKVDRGDISVIEDSLVKEGIPLEDIEKLCDVHLAVSAEMSPEKTIVGPGHPIFILIEEHKYVRDLVDEISRIIPSLENLKDSKDTMNRLRKLIGDLKEYNKHKIREENALFPVIEKHGVTKPPSVMWSEHDQQRDLIKRISNLVSQEITEPQDIDELKSMLKSLSGLINSHFYKEENILFPTAFKLIDSEEWVRIKESMDELGYCSFTPSHAIGEGGRKISTTEIRGTDILLETGTLSIKQLEGIMNSLPIDITFVDDHDTVRYFNQAPDRIFPRTKAIIGRKVQKCHPEKSVSIVERILNDFRNGSRDSAKFWIRMGQKYVYIQYIAVRDKNNEYLGCLEVTQDIAPIKAIEGEKRLLD